A region of Arabidopsis thaliana chromosome 5, partial sequence DNA encodes the following proteins:
- the PRMT4A gene encoding protein arginine methyltransferase 4A (protein arginine methyltransferase 4A (PRMT4A); CONTAINS InterPro DOMAIN/s: Skb1 methyltransferase (InterPro:IPR007857); BEST Arabidopsis thaliana protein match is: protein arginine methyltransferase 4B (TAIR:AT3G06930.1); Has 35333 Blast hits to 34131 proteins in 2444 species: Archae - 798; Bacteria - 22429; Metazoa - 974; Fungi - 991; Plants - 531; Viruses - 0; Other Eukaryotes - 9610 (source: NCBI BLink).), with amino-acid sequence MEIPSLNKQQEFTLASVTDLTSPSSSLSSSPVVATFSCVNEVKELRFQESKSSDGFSFDLSSTQLFKLGPLQFTCVSDGSISSAKEKSSFSRGVVIKFRDEKDSKEFCDSFEECKKDDAVKQALPNGTVVSANKSKFDDKIEAASAKMYFHYYGQLLHQQNMLQDYVRTGTYHAAVMENRSDFSGRVVVDVGAGSGILSMFAALAGAKHVYAVEASEMAEYARKLIAGNPLLAERITVIKGKIEDIELPEKADVLISEPMGTLLVNERMLETYVIARDRFLSPNGKMFPTVGRIHMAPFADEFLFVEMANKALFWQQQNYYGVDLTPLYVSAHQGYFSQPVVDAFDPRLLVAPSMFHVIDFTMMTEEQFYEIDIPLKFTASVCTRIHGLACWFDVLFDGSTVQRWFTTAPGAPTTHWYQIRCVLSQPIHVMAGQEITGRLHLIAHSAQSYTINLTLSAKMWGPGANQGGILQTSSCKLDLKEPYYRMSQPQVYPTQEPPAQSQDIHIHSDDLEELELLQQNANAQL; translated from the exons ATGGAGATTCCTTCTCTGAATAAGCAGCAAGAGTTCACTCTCGCCTCCGTCACTGATCTCACTTCTCCTTCCTCATCTCTTTCGTCCTCTCCTGTTGTAGCTACGTTTTCATGCGTTAATGAAGTCAAGGAACTCCGATTTCAGGAATCGAAATCGTCTGATGGTTTCAGTTTTGATCTTAGTTCGACTCAG TTGTTCAAGTTGGGGCCACTTCAGTTCACTTGTGTATCTGATGGTTCGATTTCTTCTGCAAAGGAG AAATCGTCATTTTCTCGAGGAGttgtaataaaatttagaGATGAGAAGGATAGCAAGGAGTTTTGTGATTCATTTGAGGAATGTAAAAAGGATGATGCTGTTAAACAAG CCTTGCCGAACGGAACAGTTGTTTCAGCTAATAAAAGCAAGTTCGATGATAAGATTGAGGCTGCTTCAGCCAAAATGTATTTCCATTATTATGGACAACTTTTACATCAGCAAAATATGCTACAGGATTATGTGAGGACGG GTACATATCATGCTGCAGTCATGGAGAACCGTTCAGATTTTTCTGGCCGTGTTGTTGTCGATGTAGGCGCTGGTAGTGGAATTTTGTCAATGTTTGCTGCACTG GCTGGTGCCAAGCATGTGTATGCTGTGGAGGCGTCAGAAATGGCTGAATATGCCCGTAAACTGATTGCTGGAAACCCATTGCTTGCTGAGAGGATCACA GTCATCAAGGGAAAAATTGAGGATATTGAGTTGCCTGAGAAGGCCGATGTTTTGATCTCTGAACCAATGG GCACCCTATTGGTCAATGAGAGGATGCTGGAAACATATGTTATTGCTAGGGATCGTTTTCTGTCTCCAAACGGAAAAATGTTTCCGACGGTTGGAAG GATCCACATGGCACCTTTCGCCGATGAATTCTTATTTGTTGAAATGGCAAATAAG GCTTTGTTTTGGCAACAACAGAACTATTATGGAGTTGATTTGACACCTCTATATGTATCAGCCCACCAGGGTTATTTTTCCCAG CCCGTGGTTGATGCATTTGATCCGAGATTATTGGTGGCTCCCTCGATGTTTCATGTGATAGATTTCACTATGATGACG GAAGAACAATTTTATGAGATTGATATCCCGTTGAAGTTCACTGCGTCTGTGTGTACCAGAATTCATGGACTTGCGTGCTGGTTTGATGTTCTCTTTGACGGGAG CACGGTGCAAAGATGGTTTACAACTGCTCCCGGTGCACCAACAACCCATTGGTACCAAATAAGATGTGTTCTCTCGCAGCCTATTCACGTCATGGCAGGGCAAGAGATCACTGGTAGACTTCATTTGATTGCCCACAGTGCTCAGAGTTACACTATAAATCTAACACTCTCAG CTAAAATGTGGGGTCCCGGTGCCAATCAAGGTGGAATCCTCCAGACATCATCGTGCAAACTCGATCTGAAGGAACCCTATTATAGAATGTCTCAGCCACAGGTTTACCCTACACAGGAACCACCAGCTCAGTCGCAA gacatacatatacatagtGATGACTTGGAAGAACTAGAGTTGCTACAACAAAACGCAAACGCTCAGCTCTAG
- the PRMT4A gene encoding protein arginine methyltransferase 4A (protein arginine methyltransferase 4A (PRMT4A); CONTAINS InterPro DOMAIN/s: Skb1 methyltransferase (InterPro:IPR007857); BEST Arabidopsis thaliana protein match is: protein arginine methyltransferase 4B (TAIR:AT3G06930.1); Has 2908 Blast hits to 2887 proteins in 698 species: Archae - 60; Bacteria - 734; Metazoa - 1196; Fungi - 253; Plants - 326; Viruses - 1; Other Eukaryotes - 338 (source: NCBI BLink).), translating to MEIPSLNKQQEFTLASVTDLTSPSSSLSSSPVVATFSCVNEVKELRFQESKSSDGFSFDLSSTQLFKLGPLQFTCVSDGSISSAKEKSSFSRGVVIKFRDEKDSKEFCDSFEECKKDDAVKQGSALPNGTVVSANKSKFDDKIEAASAKMYFHYYGQLLHQQNMLQDYVRTGTYHAAVMENRSDFSGRVVVDVGAGSGILSMFAALAGAKHVYAVEASEMAEYARKLIAGNPLLAERITVIKGKIEDIELPEKADVLISEPMGTLLVNERMLETYVIARDRFLSPNGKMFPTVGRIHMAPFADEFLFVEMANKALFWQQQNYYGVDLTPLYVSAHQGYFSQPVVDAFDPRLLVAPSMFHVIDFTMMTEEQFYEIDIPLKFTASVCTRIHGLACWFDVLFDGSTVQRWFTTAPGAPTTHWYQIRCVLSQPIHVMAGQEITGRLHLIAHSAQSYTINLTLSAKMWGPGANQGGILQTSSCKLDLKEPYYRMSQPQVYPTQEPPAQSQDIHIHSDDLEELELLQQNANAQL from the exons ATGGAGATTCCTTCTCTGAATAAGCAGCAAGAGTTCACTCTCGCCTCCGTCACTGATCTCACTTCTCCTTCCTCATCTCTTTCGTCCTCTCCTGTTGTAGCTACGTTTTCATGCGTTAATGAAGTCAAGGAACTCCGATTTCAGGAATCGAAATCGTCTGATGGTTTCAGTTTTGATCTTAGTTCGACTCAG TTGTTCAAGTTGGGGCCACTTCAGTTCACTTGTGTATCTGATGGTTCGATTTCTTCTGCAAAGGAG AAATCGTCATTTTCTCGAGGAGttgtaataaaatttagaGATGAGAAGGATAGCAAGGAGTTTTGTGATTCATTTGAGGAATGTAAAAAGGATGATGCTGTTAAACAAG GATCAGCCTTGCCGAACGGAACAGTTGTTTCAGCTAATAAAAGCAAGTTCGATGATAAGATTGAGGCTGCTTCAGCCAAAATGTATTTCCATTATTATGGACAACTTTTACATCAGCAAAATATGCTACAGGATTATGTGAGGACGG GTACATATCATGCTGCAGTCATGGAGAACCGTTCAGATTTTTCTGGCCGTGTTGTTGTCGATGTAGGCGCTGGTAGTGGAATTTTGTCAATGTTTGCTGCACTG GCTGGTGCCAAGCATGTGTATGCTGTGGAGGCGTCAGAAATGGCTGAATATGCCCGTAAACTGATTGCTGGAAACCCATTGCTTGCTGAGAGGATCACA GTCATCAAGGGAAAAATTGAGGATATTGAGTTGCCTGAGAAGGCCGATGTTTTGATCTCTGAACCAATGG GCACCCTATTGGTCAATGAGAGGATGCTGGAAACATATGTTATTGCTAGGGATCGTTTTCTGTCTCCAAACGGAAAAATGTTTCCGACGGTTGGAAG GATCCACATGGCACCTTTCGCCGATGAATTCTTATTTGTTGAAATGGCAAATAAG GCTTTGTTTTGGCAACAACAGAACTATTATGGAGTTGATTTGACACCTCTATATGTATCAGCCCACCAGGGTTATTTTTCCCAG CCCGTGGTTGATGCATTTGATCCGAGATTATTGGTGGCTCCCTCGATGTTTCATGTGATAGATTTCACTATGATGACG GAAGAACAATTTTATGAGATTGATATCCCGTTGAAGTTCACTGCGTCTGTGTGTACCAGAATTCATGGACTTGCGTGCTGGTTTGATGTTCTCTTTGACGGGAG CACGGTGCAAAGATGGTTTACAACTGCTCCCGGTGCACCAACAACCCATTGGTACCAAATAAGATGTGTTCTCTCGCAGCCTATTCACGTCATGGCAGGGCAAGAGATCACTGGTAGACTTCATTTGATTGCCCACAGTGCTCAGAGTTACACTATAAATCTAACACTCTCAG CTAAAATGTGGGGTCCCGGTGCCAATCAAGGTGGAATCCTCCAGACATCATCGTGCAAACTCGATCTGAAGGAACCCTATTATAGAATGTCTCAGCCACAGGTTTACCCTACACAGGAACCACCAGCTCAGTCGCAA gacatacatatacatagtGATGACTTGGAAGAACTAGAGTTGCTACAACAAAACGCAAACGCTCAGCTCTAG